From the Lolium rigidum isolate FL_2022 chromosome 2, APGP_CSIRO_Lrig_0.1, whole genome shotgun sequence genome, one window contains:
- the LOC124691830 gene encoding zinc finger protein CONSTANS-LIKE 3-like: MELQGLGRYWGVGGRRCGSCAASPAAVHCRTCAGAGDGAYLCAGCDAGHARAGHERVWVCEVCELAPAAVTCKADAAALCAACDADIHTANPLSRRHERVPVQPIGTPCSDHQDAAVAMPFGGQEKQGAALNLNDDALDQAFDAGGGGGKDGAKLDFLFADVMVDPFFGSDLPRFPHADSVVPNGGAVELDFGGVISKPSSYSSYTAPSLAGSGSSSEVGLVPDAMCGRGGGIIELDFTQSKAAYLPYAPTPSHSVSSVDVGAVPERTDGAVVAGGMVAATPVTGEGREARLMRYREKRKNRRFEKTIRYASRKAYAESRPRVKGRFAKRTDDADADADAVTAPTPRPYVLDFGNYGVVPTF, from the exons ATGGAGTTGCAGGGGCTGGGGAGGTACTGGGGCGTGGGCGGGAGGAGGTGCGGGTCGTGcgcggcgtcgccggcggcggtgcACTGCCGTACGTGCGCCGGGGCCGGCGATGGGGCGTACCTCTGCGCGGGGTGCGACGCGGGCCACGCGCGGGCGGGCCACGAGAGGGTGTGGGTCTGCGAGGTGTGCGAGCTCGCGCCCGCCGCGGTCACCTGCAAGGCCGACGCCGCCGCGctctgcgccgcctgcgacgccgaCATCCACACCGCCAACCCGCTCTCGCGCCGCCACGAGCGCGTCCCCGTGCAGCCCATCGGGACGCCGTGCTCCGATCATcaggacgccgccgtcgcgatgcCGTTCGGCGGCCAGGAGAAGCAGGGCGCCGCGCTGAACCTCAACGACGACGCGCTGGACCAGGCcttcgacgccggcggcggcgggggcaagGACGGAGCCAAGCTAGACTTCCTGTTCGCGGACGTGATGGTGGACCCGTTCTTCGGCTCCGACCTACCGCGCTTCCCGCACGCCGACAGCGTCGTCCCCAACGGCGGCGCCGTGGAGCTCGACTTTGGCGGCGTCATCTCCAAGCCGTCCTCCTACAGCTCCTACACGGCGCCGTCGCTCGCTGGAAGT GGCTCGTCATCGGAGGTCGGGCTTGTGCCGGACGCGATGTGTGGCCGCGGAGGCGGAATCATCGAGCTCGACTTCACGCAGTCCAAGGCGGCATACCTGCCGTACGCCCCGACTCCTAGCCACAGCGTTTCGTCGGTAGATGTGGGGGCGGTGCCGGAGCGGACAGACGGCGCCGTCGTGGCCGGCGGTATGGTGGCGGCTACGCCGGTGACCGGGGAGGGGCGGGAGGCGCGTCTGATGCGTTACCGCGAGAAGCGCAAGAACAGGCGGTTCGAGAAGACCATCCGGTACGCGTCCCGGAAGGCCTACGCCGAGTCGAGGCCGCGCGTCAAGGGCCGCTTCGCCAAGCGCAccgacgacgccgacgccgatGCCGACGCGGTGACCGCGCCCACGCCGCGGCCCTACGTGCTCGACTTCGGCAACTACGGCGTCGTGCCCACCTTCTGA